DNA sequence from the Polyangia bacterium genome:
GAGGCGAAGGACGGGCCAGCACGAAAAGTGTCGCTGTCGCAACGGCCAGCGCTCCAGCGGCGACAAAGCCTACGATCGGCCAGGTTTTGGAATCCTCCCATTTCTGGTAAAGAGAATTGCATTCACTCGCCAAACCGCCCGAGTCGGGGACGACCTGCCCCTTTTCGTTGACGCCGCAGTGTTTGTCGAAGTCGGAGAATTTTTGATTTTGCACGACTTGAAAGCCGACGCCGATACCAAGCGCGATGACCGCACCCGTTCCGGTTATCCAGCCTGCGGTTCGCAAGGTCCTGCCGTGATCGGGCTGTGAAACGGGTGCAGACACGGAACCTCCATCAGCGAGCGCGGATGCAGGCGCGGCGTTCAGATTGAGCGGCGGCGTTTCGGGCCGCAGCTGAAC
Encoded proteins:
- a CDS encoding PEGA domain-containing protein; protein product: MRATIGEVVLTGGPDGADVILNGRPAGRLPLAAPLRVGQGLSALEVKAAGFQPFEKQVEVTGGKSTAIAVQLRPETPPLNLNAAPASALADGGSVSAPVSQPDHGRTLRTAGWITGTGAVIALGIGVGFQVVQNQKFSDFDKHCGVNEKGQVVPDSGGLASECNSLYQKWEDSKTWPIVGFVAAGALAVATATLFVLARPSPQPQPDQTALLDCRAGIGSLACQIAF